One Synechococcus sp. MU1617 DNA window includes the following coding sequences:
- a CDS encoding DEAD/DEAH box helicase, with translation MTEQQQQRDDSACAVDLSASALPESNSNAEVFTTTITSAEPESGFAGFGFSEALLRTLADKGYSDPSPIQKAAFPELMLGRDLVGQAQTGTGKTAAFALPLLERLESGQKTPQALVLAPTRELAMQVAESFKAYSAGHPHLKVLAVYGGTDFRSQISALRRGVDVVVGTPGRVMDHMRQGTLDTSGLRSLVLDEADEMLRMGFIDDVEWILDQLPEQRQVVLFSATMPPEIRRLSKRYLKDPAEVTIRTKDQEGKRIRQRAITVPMPHKLEALQRVLDACGGEGVIIFARTKAITLTVAETLDAGGHQVAVLNGDVPQNQRERTVERLRSGSVDILVATDVAARGLDVERIGLVINYDMPFDSEAYVHRIGRTGRAGRTGEAVLFVTPRERRFIRNLERATGQPIEAMEVPGNTAINQGRLDRLRKRLSEAAQAQRPEADEAALLQELMQRVATELELSPEQLAMAALNLAIGPDALLRKGDDDWIQNTRRNDRDRDRDRNSGERRERRERPARAPEENMQRYRVEVGHRDRVKPGNLVGAIAGETGLQGRMIGRIQIFDNHSLVDLPKGMPEDVFNSLRCLKVMNRELQISQAS, from the coding sequence ATGACGGAACAGCAACAGCAGCGCGACGATTCCGCCTGCGCAGTGGATCTTTCTGCATCCGCGCTGCCGGAATCCAATTCCAATGCTGAGGTGTTCACCACCACGATCACATCGGCTGAGCCGGAATCCGGTTTTGCCGGTTTTGGTTTCAGTGAGGCCCTGCTCCGCACCCTGGCGGACAAGGGATATTCCGATCCGTCCCCCATCCAGAAGGCCGCATTCCCCGAGCTGATGCTCGGCCGCGATCTGGTGGGTCAGGCCCAGACCGGTACCGGCAAAACAGCAGCGTTTGCGTTGCCGTTGCTCGAGCGTCTTGAGAGTGGCCAGAAAACACCCCAGGCCTTGGTGCTCGCCCCCACACGGGAGCTGGCGATGCAGGTGGCTGAGTCGTTCAAGGCTTACTCCGCTGGCCATCCCCACCTGAAGGTGCTGGCGGTTTACGGCGGCACGGATTTCCGCTCCCAGATCAGTGCCCTCAGGCGCGGGGTTGATGTTGTGGTGGGCACCCCGGGTCGGGTGATGGACCACATGCGTCAGGGCACGCTCGACACGAGCGGTCTGCGCAGCCTGGTGCTTGATGAAGCGGACGAAATGCTCCGCATGGGCTTCATCGACGATGTCGAGTGGATCCTCGATCAATTGCCTGAGCAGCGCCAGGTGGTGCTGTTCTCCGCGACGATGCCCCCCGAGATCCGTCGCCTGTCCAAGCGTTATCTGAAGGACCCTGCTGAGGTCACGATTCGCACCAAGGATCAGGAAGGCAAGCGGATCCGCCAGCGTGCGATCACGGTGCCGATGCCGCACAAGCTCGAAGCCCTGCAACGGGTCCTCGACGCCTGTGGTGGTGAGGGTGTGATCATCTTTGCCCGCACCAAGGCGATCACCTTGACCGTGGCTGAAACCCTTGATGCCGGCGGCCATCAGGTGGCGGTCCTCAATGGCGACGTTCCTCAGAACCAACGGGAACGCACCGTGGAGCGCCTGCGCAGTGGATCGGTCGACATCCTTGTGGCCACCGACGTTGCGGCGCGGGGTCTTGATGTGGAGCGCATCGGCCTGGTGATCAACTACGACATGCCGTTCGATAGCGAGGCCTACGTGCACCGCATCGGCCGGACGGGCCGCGCTGGACGTACCGGAGAAGCGGTTCTGTTCGTGACCCCACGGGAACGGCGTTTCATCCGCAACCTCGAGCGGGCTACGGGTCAGCCGATTGAAGCGATGGAGGTGCCTGGCAACACGGCTATCAACCAGGGGCGGTTGGACCGTTTGCGCAAGCGTTTAAGTGAGGCAGCCCAGGCGCAACGCCCTGAAGCCGATGAAGCGGCCCTGCTTCAGGAGTTGATGCAGCGGGTGGCCACGGAGCTCGAGCTCAGCCCCGAGCAACTGGCTATGGCGGCGCTCAATCTGGCGATCGGACCCGATGCGCTGCTGCGCAAGGGAGACGATGACTGGATCCAGAACACCCGTCGCAACGACCGTGACCGCGATCGCGACCGCAATTCGGGCGAGCGCCGTGAGCGGCGCGAGCGTCCGGCACGGGCCCCTGAGGAGAACATGCAGCGCTACCGGGTTGAGGTGGGTCACCGCGATCGGGTCAAGCCGGGCAACTTGGTGGGCGCCATCGCTGGCGAGACCGGTCTGCAGGGCCGAATGATTGGCCGCATCCAGATTTTCGACAATCACAGCCTGGTGGATCTGCCCAAGGGCATGCCCGAGGACGTGTTCAACAGCTTGCGTTGCTTGAAAGTGATGAACCGCGAACTGCAGATCAGCCAGGCCTCTTGA
- a CDS encoding UvrD-helicase domain-containing protein, whose translation MAQRFDANTYPLGPGVRLLEASAGTGKTFALAHLCLRLITEADHALEALLVVTFTDAAAEELRSRIGQRLQQALQGLEQLEEGMEAVAPDPVLAEWLAGSEPGEARQRWIRRLLVALEQLDRADITTIHGFCRRSLRRLALSNAAAMEPQLDTDATALQSEVVQDLWLQELHSLPPDQLKALRQRGLSPQTLRRGLAQLDGQQQPRFRAGDGAIDLDQSLAPQLEHWLAQLWDDFVPLWQREHVALDAGFRQAAEQWKAQGCAATTPYSAKPKSDRCAQINQWLNGQTAVPSLLEIAAHEKPLKEYFHPGSWCKVARKCGETDPSLVTPALQAAVAALWDAPIERTWQFLLERGLRELDLRRRRRGVITFGGLLAAMDPCDGDVAWLAPLQQRYRAVMVDEFQDTDPVQWRLLQRAFGGGERHLLLMVGDPKQAIYRFRGGDLATYMAARDRVERIDHLLDNFRTTAPLMEGLNRLMAPGLPRSELPVPAVQSCSSATPPQDAPALQLLLLSTEAPSSRSALEEELPQRLAAMVLDQLQQREGLTPADLCVLVSRHQQAEDLRRALGGCGIPTRLVTQGDVLDSEAALLLQWFLDALAEPGDDARLRLLACSGLMNIAPDALEPALLDQLALQLRGLAEVMPRLGLLGALADLLNGEQMAGLSERGRMLGDLQQAARLVQEAMHRQGLDVATAADWLRRERLHPSQPVPEARQPHSDQADSAIAVVTIHRSKGLEYPVVICPYLWQSPPAVSGPLWRDPRSGECLVRVDVHWGEGWQAAQQAQQEIAAEAERLAYVAVTRAQSQLILIWARANGQEDSPLPAWLFGAEAAGAAIDSLTDERLSDALASRKVPISIDGLVESLPSGKRWRPPLVAEPLALGSVPKRIDRSWGRASYSAWIASSDDVQLHEQGRDRDPGAEESILAGAEPAWAETGPLAAFPRGAGAGDCLHRILEQFPFSAAEASEPGQRLDLIAAELRRAGLDPDLQNDVLMGLEQVLQTPLGGPLGALSLDRLGPHQRLPELSFDLPVQHVRTADLVAAFGCDAQARFGRSYSPALASLSINSRGFLTGSIDLVFQDPQQKRWWVLDWKSNWIGERRTGAEPGRCGPHHYSQEAMEEQMLHHHYPLQAHLYLVALHRHLRWRLPDYDPEQHLGGYVYCFLRGMPGSVAASPDDAVGPGRIVEPVSLNRIAALDRALGQVPA comes from the coding sequence ATGGCCCAGCGCTTCGATGCCAACACCTACCCCCTCGGCCCTGGGGTCCGCCTGCTTGAGGCCAGCGCTGGCACCGGCAAAACATTCGCCCTGGCGCATCTCTGCCTGCGGCTGATCACGGAGGCCGACCACGCCCTCGAGGCCTTGTTGGTGGTGACCTTCACCGATGCAGCGGCCGAAGAGCTGCGCTCCCGCATCGGCCAGCGGCTGCAACAGGCGTTGCAGGGACTCGAACAGCTGGAGGAGGGTATGGAGGCTGTTGCCCCGGACCCCGTCCTGGCGGAGTGGCTGGCGGGTTCCGAGCCAGGGGAGGCGCGTCAGCGGTGGATTCGGCGCTTGCTGGTGGCCCTGGAGCAGTTGGACCGGGCCGACATCACCACCATCCACGGCTTTTGCCGCCGGAGTCTTCGACGTCTGGCCCTCAGCAACGCTGCGGCGATGGAGCCTCAGCTGGACACTGACGCCACCGCGCTCCAATCCGAGGTGGTGCAGGACCTCTGGCTACAGGAGCTGCATAGCCTGCCGCCGGATCAGCTCAAGGCGTTGCGTCAACGTGGCCTCTCGCCCCAGACCTTGCGCAGAGGGCTGGCGCAACTCGATGGCCAACAGCAGCCGCGGTTCCGGGCCGGTGATGGGGCGATCGATCTGGACCAGTCCCTCGCCCCACAGCTGGAGCACTGGCTGGCGCAGCTCTGGGACGACTTCGTGCCGCTCTGGCAGCGGGAGCATGTCGCCCTGGATGCCGGGTTCCGTCAGGCGGCCGAGCAGTGGAAAGCCCAGGGTTGTGCAGCCACAACCCCTTACTCCGCCAAGCCCAAAAGTGATCGTTGCGCGCAGATCAACCAGTGGCTGAATGGGCAGACCGCAGTGCCATCGCTGCTGGAGATTGCAGCCCATGAGAAGCCGCTGAAGGAGTACTTCCACCCCGGCAGTTGGTGCAAGGTCGCGCGCAAGTGCGGTGAGACCGACCCCAGCCTGGTGACGCCGGCCCTGCAGGCCGCTGTTGCGGCGCTATGGGATGCACCGATCGAGCGCACCTGGCAGTTCCTGCTGGAACGGGGCTTGCGGGAGCTGGACCTCCGCCGCCGCCGCCGCGGTGTGATCACCTTTGGCGGCTTGTTGGCCGCTATGGACCCCTGCGATGGCGACGTTGCCTGGCTTGCCCCCCTGCAACAGCGCTACCGGGCTGTGATGGTGGATGAGTTTCAGGACACAGACCCCGTGCAGTGGCGCCTGTTGCAGCGTGCCTTTGGTGGTGGTGAACGCCACCTGCTGCTGATGGTCGGTGATCCCAAGCAGGCGATCTACCGCTTCCGTGGTGGTGATCTGGCCACCTACATGGCAGCGCGGGATCGGGTGGAGCGGATCGATCACCTCCTCGACAACTTCCGCACAACGGCTCCGCTGATGGAGGGGTTGAACCGGTTGATGGCTCCGGGTCTCCCCCGATCTGAACTGCCGGTGCCCGCGGTGCAGTCCTGCAGCTCCGCCACCCCACCTCAGGACGCCCCGGCATTGCAACTGCTGCTGTTGTCCACCGAGGCGCCCTCCAGCCGCAGTGCCCTGGAGGAAGAGCTGCCCCAGCGGCTCGCCGCGATGGTGCTGGATCAACTGCAGCAACGGGAGGGTCTCACCCCAGCAGATCTTTGTGTCCTGGTGAGTCGCCATCAACAGGCGGAAGACCTGCGGCGCGCCCTGGGGGGCTGCGGGATCCCCACCCGCCTGGTGACCCAGGGGGATGTGCTCGACAGTGAAGCTGCGTTGCTGTTGCAGTGGTTCCTGGATGCCCTGGCGGAACCGGGTGATGACGCTCGCCTGCGTTTGCTGGCTTGCTCGGGATTGATGAACATCGCGCCCGATGCCCTGGAGCCGGCCCTGCTGGATCAGCTGGCGCTGCAGTTGCGCGGTTTGGCTGAGGTGATGCCGCGGCTGGGCCTGCTCGGGGCCCTGGCCGATCTGCTGAACGGTGAACAGATGGCGGGGCTGTCGGAACGGGGACGGATGTTGGGGGATCTGCAGCAGGCGGCGCGGCTGGTGCAGGAGGCGATGCACCGCCAGGGGTTGGATGTGGCCACTGCGGCGGATTGGTTGCGGCGGGAGCGGTTGCACCCCAGCCAGCCGGTGCCGGAGGCCCGCCAGCCCCACAGCGATCAGGCCGATAGCGCCATCGCCGTGGTCACCATCCACCGCAGCAAGGGTCTGGAATATCCGGTGGTGATCTGCCCCTACCTCTGGCAGTCCCCCCCAGCTGTGTCCGGTCCGCTCTGGCGTGACCCCCGCTCCGGGGAGTGCCTGGTGCGGGTGGATGTTCACTGGGGGGAGGGCTGGCAGGCGGCGCAACAGGCGCAGCAGGAGATTGCGGCCGAGGCCGAGCGGCTGGCCTATGTCGCGGTGACCCGAGCCCAATCCCAGTTGATTCTGATCTGGGCCAGGGCCAACGGCCAGGAGGATTCCCCCTTGCCCGCCTGGTTGTTCGGTGCTGAGGCCGCTGGGGCTGCGATCGACAGCCTCACCGATGAGCGGCTGAGCGATGCCTTGGCATCGCGAAAGGTTCCGATCAGCATCGATGGCCTGGTCGAGAGCCTGCCCAGCGGAAAGCGCTGGCGGCCTCCGCTGGTGGCGGAGCCATTGGCCCTTGGTTCGGTTCCCAAGCGCATCGATCGGAGTTGGGGCAGGGCCAGCTACTCGGCCTGGATTGCCTCATCCGACGACGTTCAGCTCCATGAGCAAGGTCGCGATCGCGATCCTGGTGCCGAGGAATCGATCTTGGCCGGGGCAGAACCGGCATGGGCTGAGACGGGACCGCTGGCGGCCTTCCCGCGCGGGGCCGGGGCGGGGGACTGCCTGCACCGGATCCTCGAACAGTTCCCCTTTTCTGCGGCGGAGGCCTCTGAGCCCGGCCAACGGCTTGATCTGATCGCCGCAGAGTTGCGGCGGGCTGGGCTTGATCCCGATCTTCAGAACGATGTGTTGATGGGTTTGGAGCAGGTGTTGCAGACCCCCCTGGGGGGACCGCTGGGTGCCTTGTCTCTGGATCGGCTGGGGCCGCATCAGCGCCTGCCTGAACTCAGTTTTGATCTGCCGGTTCAGCACGTGCGCACGGCCGATTTGGTGGCCGCCTTCGGCTGTGATGCCCAGGCCCGTTTTGGCCGCTCCTACAGCCCGGCGTTGGCGTCGCTCTCGATCAACAGCCGCGGTTTTCTCACCGGTTCAATCGATCTGGTGTTCCAGGACCCCCAGCAGAAGCGCTGGTGGGTTCTCGACTGGAAGAGCAATTGGATCGGTGAACGGCGCACCGGTGCTGAGCCGGGACGGTGCGGTCCGCATCACTACTCCCAGGAGGCGATGGAGGAGCAGATGCTGCATCACCACTACCCTCTTCAGGCTCACCTCTACCTGGTGGCTTTGCATCGCCATCTGCGTTGGCGGCTGCCGGATTACGACCCGGAGCAGCATCTGGGCGGCTACGTCTACTGCTTCCTGCGGGGGATGCCCGGATCGGTAGCTGCCTCTCCAGATGATGCTGTCGGGCCTGGGCGCATCGTCGAACCCGTGTCGCTCAATCGCATCGCAGCCCTGGATCGAGCCCTGGGGCAGGTGCCGGCGTGA
- a CDS encoding phosphomannose isomerase type II C-terminal cupin domain: MRVERPWGWYETLIQGDNYLVKRLLVRAGQQLSLQRHRHRSESWTVVSGSGALLCGETWHAAGQGVMLSIPCGAVHRARADGLDLLILEVQHGDDLREDDIERLQDDYGRVIT; encoded by the coding sequence ATGCGGGTTGAGCGTCCCTGGGGCTGGTACGAAACGTTGATTCAGGGGGACAACTATTTGGTGAAACGGCTGCTCGTTCGTGCCGGGCAGCAGTTGTCTCTGCAGCGGCATCGTCATCGCAGCGAAAGTTGGACCGTGGTGTCAGGTTCGGGGGCTCTGCTCTGCGGTGAGACATGGCATGCCGCAGGCCAGGGCGTCATGCTCTCCATCCCCTGCGGCGCTGTGCATCGCGCCCGTGCAGATGGCTTGGATCTGCTGATTCTCGAAGTTCAGCACGGTGATGATCTTCGGGAAGACGACATCGAACGTCTTCAGGATGATTACGGCCGGGTGATAACTTGA
- a CDS encoding AAA family ATPase — MTELLPPGISSWPSSFSAGLHAALRRRIPPQADGPALEELSRDLVLALEQGELTVALTPERLAVAQASGWLEGDASPLLLQGDRLGWRRWLQAMEQVVAELVERAQAPVPKSVKVVDPQLSDRLNAEQCAAVRALDQASVVLLSGGPGTGKTSTVVEILARAEARHPGLRIGLAAPTGKAARRLGEAVLAQRAPLPCSTLHRWLEAGSRGFGRHRQRPLELDLLVIDEMSMLDLALTQALLEALPSSCRLLLVGDPAQLPPVGSGAVWHRLQQPDVRDRFAAGAVHLERTYRNRGALAQVAQQLRQGDLRAFAVDLAALPEQANLQVHPSPLRRFPALVRQRWIQRLQQLQELTVDLDRCPEQGLMSESRALFAFLEQDLLLCPRRRGPWSLDDVHRTLLGANSAGKVERWPIGLPVICGSNQPELGLANGDLGVVIGAGSERRLLFQVVDPEGQPQVRRLHPARLRRLEPAVALTIHRAQGSEADRVIVLWPDPLEDGLAAEHQRRLLYTAITRARASLDLVTLI, encoded by the coding sequence GTGACAGAGCTTCTGCCCCCGGGAATCAGCTCTTGGCCCTCCAGCTTCTCGGCTGGCCTCCATGCCGCTCTGCGGCGACGGATTCCGCCCCAGGCGGATGGCCCCGCATTGGAGGAGCTCAGCCGCGACTTGGTGCTGGCCTTGGAGCAGGGGGAGTTGACGGTGGCGCTGACGCCGGAACGGCTGGCCGTTGCCCAAGCCAGTGGCTGGCTGGAGGGGGATGCCTCCCCCCTGCTGCTTCAGGGTGATCGGCTGGGCTGGCGCCGCTGGTTGCAGGCCATGGAGCAGGTGGTGGCCGAGCTGGTAGAGCGGGCCCAAGCTCCCGTTCCAAAGTCCGTCAAGGTTGTTGATCCCCAGCTGTCGGATCGTCTCAACGCTGAACAGTGCGCCGCCGTGCGCGCCCTGGATCAGGCCTCGGTTGTGCTGCTCAGCGGTGGCCCGGGCACGGGTAAAACCAGCACGGTGGTGGAGATTCTGGCCCGGGCGGAAGCCCGCCATCCAGGCCTACGCATTGGTTTGGCGGCCCCCACGGGCAAGGCGGCTCGGCGCCTGGGGGAGGCAGTGCTGGCACAGCGGGCTCCGTTGCCCTGCAGCACCCTTCACCGCTGGTTGGAGGCCGGCAGCCGTGGCTTCGGCAGGCATCGACAGCGTCCCTTGGAGCTGGATCTGCTGGTGATCGACGAGATGTCGATGCTGGATCTGGCCTTGACCCAGGCCTTGCTGGAGGCGTTGCCCAGCAGTTGCCGGCTGCTGTTGGTGGGGGATCCAGCCCAGCTGCCGCCAGTGGGGAGTGGAGCGGTCTGGCATCGGCTTCAGCAGCCGGACGTGCGCGACCGTTTCGCTGCCGGCGCCGTGCATCTCGAGCGCACCTACCGCAACCGCGGAGCCCTTGCGCAGGTGGCTCAACAGCTTCGCCAGGGGGATCTGCGGGCTTTTGCAGTGGATCTGGCCGCCTTGCCTGAGCAGGCCAATCTTCAAGTGCACCCCAGCCCCCTGCGTCGTTTTCCGGCCTTGGTGCGGCAGCGCTGGATCCAGCGCCTCCAGCAGCTTCAGGAGCTGACTGTTGATCTCGACCGCTGCCCCGAGCAGGGTTTGATGTCGGAGTCGCGGGCCTTGTTCGCGTTTCTGGAGCAGGACCTGTTGCTCTGTCCACGCCGCCGGGGGCCGTGGAGTCTTGATGATGTGCATCGCACGTTGCTGGGGGCCAATTCCGCGGGCAAGGTCGAGCGTTGGCCGATCGGCTTGCCGGTGATCTGCGGCAGCAATCAACCGGAACTCGGCTTGGCCAATGGCGACCTCGGGGTGGTGATCGGGGCCGGCTCTGAACGACGCCTGTTGTTTCAGGTGGTGGATCCGGAAGGCCAGCCGCAGGTGCGCCGTTTGCATCCAGCCCGTTTGCGGCGTTTGGAGCCCGCAGTTGCTCTCACCATCCATCGGGCCCAGGGCAGTGAGGCGGATCGGGTGATCGTGCTCTGGCCCGATCCCCTCGAGGATGGTCTTGCTGCAGAACATCAACGCCGTTTGCTCTACACAGCGATCACGCGTGCTCGTGCCAGCCTTGACCTGGTGACGCTGATCTGA
- a CDS encoding exodeoxyribonuclease V subunit gamma: MLRVYRSNRAEFLARLLSRQLIEQQPGPLETVEVMVNTWPTSRWLGEQLATANGISSLVRFPFPGSRLRQLVRQVLHLPAQEDDPWRAGQLVWAVLELLPELLDQPVAQPLQAWLAQREGTSSGLTRDRWQLARSIADAMDDYALYRPDQLEQWKRTRPEDDWQPVLWRLLAQRLPRAPFGLQVREAVDRLRRGDVDPDLLPQRLRLFGISALAPVQVDLIQALSGLLEVEIYLLTPCPDLWQRCGSRRASLRDDWLVPPDGGWLAEAPRLEAVLGRMGAEFQQLLEGSGEVQLGERREGDLFAGSLQIAAAEERQPTLLDQLQQQLVDAESISELNRSSGDQSLLFQAAPGPWREVQLVRDRILQWLAADPDLAPRDVLVMTPQIERYAPLLSSVFNDTAAIGLDLPWRLTDRSQQSSPGLSMAMFTLLELAATRFTATGLERLLANPALQGQQGLTAEEAVLITQTLQRSGFRWGLDARERGGDEMHSLRWCLDRWLLGLVLPVEPGLAPAGAAPFQQELDPDRLVRWWTLLDRLACMLDRLRQPRPCHGWVQVLQSLLQELFAGGGAWADEAQSWAAALEEWRLRAHGCPLDLDAAVALEVLQEALSVDSGRFGHRSGALTISALEPMRAIPHKVVVLMGLDSADFPRPSRRPGFHLLEQQRRLGDPRSSDQDRYVLLEALMSARRHLLISWCGRLERTGEPQPPAAPVEQWLAVLQEQLQRAGASMEGLLITPAANPLSRENFQPNAPLSCDRRQLDARRCLDRAPASAQDAQGLAWASLWQEDTIDDEAEGRDGDDLALDPEALLAWMQQPQKAWLQARGLRPGEGIEAVEDLETLELDGLQRYLLLNHELEEQFIVGSAPDWTASLAGQGVLPAGAGAALEQEELQRRWQALQRQLASLGPCRREVPVLGGLPMPLLYAGDTQVVVQPGMLTAAAVMRGWLQHLLLCAEGLAPGAGSAVVARSTRVAGAEVHLRWTALPTVEAEDQLQQLVRLAQQGLERCWPVPPKSGWQMVVKDRRKPGTGEQDFRKTWQDEGATPVMQLCFGAEIAAEQLMDQAGFQEACQLLYGPLLAQLR; encoded by the coding sequence TTGCTGAGGGTTTACCGAAGCAACAGGGCTGAATTTCTGGCTCGCTTGCTCTCCCGTCAGTTGATCGAGCAGCAGCCGGGGCCCCTGGAGACGGTGGAGGTGATGGTTAACACCTGGCCCACCAGTCGATGGTTGGGGGAACAGCTGGCCACAGCCAATGGCATCAGTTCCCTGGTGCGGTTCCCCTTCCCGGGCAGTCGCCTGCGGCAGCTCGTGCGGCAGGTGCTGCATCTCCCCGCGCAGGAAGACGATCCATGGCGGGCGGGCCAGCTGGTGTGGGCTGTGCTCGAGCTGCTGCCGGAGCTGTTGGATCAGCCCGTCGCCCAGCCGCTTCAGGCCTGGCTGGCCCAGCGTGAAGGAACCTCCTCGGGGTTGACACGGGATCGCTGGCAGTTGGCGCGCTCCATCGCCGATGCCATGGACGATTACGCCCTCTACCGCCCCGATCAACTGGAGCAGTGGAAACGGACGCGACCTGAAGACGACTGGCAGCCCGTGCTCTGGCGACTGCTGGCCCAACGGCTGCCCCGAGCTCCCTTCGGTCTGCAGGTGCGTGAGGCCGTCGATCGTCTCCGGCGAGGAGACGTTGATCCGGACCTGCTGCCGCAGCGGCTGCGGCTGTTCGGCATCAGTGCTCTGGCGCCGGTGCAGGTGGATCTAATTCAGGCCTTGTCAGGCCTGTTGGAGGTGGAGATCTACCTGCTGACCCCGTGTCCGGATCTCTGGCAGCGCTGCGGCAGTCGGCGCGCTTCGCTCAGGGATGACTGGCTGGTCCCGCCCGATGGGGGCTGGTTGGCGGAGGCACCGCGTTTGGAGGCTGTCCTTGGCCGGATGGGCGCTGAATTTCAGCAGTTGCTGGAGGGCTCCGGTGAAGTGCAGCTGGGGGAGCGACGTGAGGGTGATCTGTTTGCAGGTTCACTGCAGATCGCCGCGGCGGAAGAGCGCCAGCCCACCCTGCTCGATCAGCTTCAGCAGCAGCTGGTGGATGCGGAGAGCATCTCTGAGCTGAATCGTTCCTCAGGCGATCAGTCGCTGCTGTTTCAGGCGGCACCGGGGCCTTGGAGGGAGGTGCAATTGGTGCGTGATCGCATCCTGCAGTGGCTGGCGGCCGATCCCGATCTCGCGCCACGCGACGTGCTGGTGATGACACCGCAGATTGAGCGCTATGCACCGTTGCTCAGCTCCGTGTTCAACGACACGGCGGCCATCGGTCTTGATTTGCCCTGGCGTCTAACCGATCGCAGTCAGCAGAGCAGTCCGGGGTTGTCGATGGCGATGTTCACGCTGCTGGAGCTGGCTGCTACACGCTTCACCGCCACGGGGCTGGAACGTCTCCTGGCCAACCCGGCTCTGCAGGGCCAGCAGGGACTGACGGCGGAGGAGGCGGTGCTGATCACCCAAACGCTGCAACGCAGCGGTTTTCGCTGGGGGTTGGATGCCCGTGAGCGGGGCGGGGACGAGATGCACAGCCTGCGTTGGTGTCTCGACCGTTGGCTGCTGGGGCTGGTGCTGCCGGTGGAGCCGGGCCTGGCTCCGGCAGGGGCGGCACCGTTCCAACAGGAGCTGGACCCTGATCGTCTGGTGCGTTGGTGGACGCTGCTGGATCGTCTGGCCTGCATGCTTGACCGGCTGCGACAGCCCCGGCCGTGCCATGGCTGGGTGCAGGTGCTGCAGTCTCTGTTGCAGGAGCTGTTTGCTGGGGGCGGGGCCTGGGCCGATGAGGCGCAGAGCTGGGCGGCGGCGCTGGAGGAGTGGCGGCTGCGGGCCCATGGCTGCCCCCTGGATCTCGACGCTGCCGTGGCCTTGGAGGTGCTGCAGGAGGCCTTGTCGGTGGACAGCGGCCGCTTTGGGCACCGCAGTGGCGCACTCACCATCAGTGCCCTGGAGCCGATGCGGGCGATTCCCCACAAGGTGGTGGTCTTGATGGGCCTCGACAGCGCCGACTTCCCGCGCCCAAGCCGCCGCCCTGGCTTTCATCTGCTCGAGCAGCAACGGCGACTGGGGGATCCCCGCAGCAGCGATCAGGACCGCTACGTGCTGCTGGAGGCCTTGATGTCGGCACGCCGTCATCTGCTGATCAGCTGGTGCGGGCGGCTGGAGCGCACCGGTGAGCCCCAGCCACCTGCTGCGCCGGTTGAACAGTGGCTTGCCGTGCTGCAGGAGCAGTTGCAACGGGCCGGCGCGTCCATGGAGGGGTTGTTGATCACGCCGGCGGCCAACCCTCTCTCCCGTGAGAATTTCCAGCCCAACGCACCGCTCAGCTGTGATCGGCGCCAGCTGGACGCCCGGCGCTGCCTGGATCGTGCTCCGGCATCGGCCCAGGATGCCCAAGGGCTGGCCTGGGCATCGCTCTGGCAGGAGGACACGATCGATGACGAGGCCGAGGGACGTGATGGAGACGATCTAGCCCTGGATCCTGAAGCGTTGCTGGCCTGGATGCAGCAGCCCCAGAAGGCCTGGTTGCAGGCGCGGGGGTTGCGGCCTGGGGAAGGCATTGAGGCAGTGGAGGATCTTGAGACGCTCGAGTTGGATGGTCTGCAGCGCTATCTGCTGCTCAACCACGAGCTTGAGGAGCAATTCATTGTTGGATCGGCGCCTGATTGGACGGCGTCGCTGGCGGGCCAGGGTGTGTTGCCGGCGGGGGCTGGCGCGGCCCTTGAGCAGGAGGAACTGCAGCGGCGTTGGCAGGCCCTGCAACGGCAGCTGGCATCGCTCGGTCCCTGCCGGCGGGAGGTGCCTGTGCTCGGCGGCCTGCCGATGCCCCTGCTTTACGCCGGTGACACCCAGGTGGTGGTGCAGCCCGGCATGCTTACTGCCGCGGCGGTGATGCGCGGCTGGTTACAGCACCTGTTGCTGTGCGCCGAAGGATTGGCTCCAGGCGCCGGTTCAGCTGTGGTGGCGCGCAGCACCCGGGTGGCCGGCGCCGAGGTGCACTTGCGCTGGACGGCCTTGCCGACGGTTGAAGCCGAAGACCAGTTGCAGCAGCTGGTGCGGCTGGCGCAGCAGGGGCTGGAGCGCTGCTGGCCGGTCCCCCCGAAGAGCGGCTGGCAGATGGTGGTCAAAGACCGGCGCAAACCGGGGACCGGGGAGCAGGACTTCCGCAAGACCTGGCAAGACGAAGGGGCGACACCGGTGATGCAGCTCTGCTTCGGTGCGGAGATCGCTGCGGAGCAACTGATGGATCAGGCCGGATTCCAGGAGGCGTGTCAGCTGCTGTACGGCCCCCTTCTGGCGCAGCTGCGTTAG
- a CDS encoding RNA-binding protein, whose protein sequence is MTIYIGNLSFQAEQEHLVDLFNEYGEVKNCSLPLDRETGRKRGFAFVEMVNDADEQKAIDDLQDVEWMGRMIRVSKATPRERSGGPRGGGGGGYRG, encoded by the coding sequence ATGACCATCTACATCGGCAATCTTTCATTCCAGGCGGAGCAAGAGCATCTTGTTGATCTCTTCAATGAGTACGGCGAGGTCAAGAACTGCAGCCTGCCCCTGGATCGTGAGACGGGCCGCAAACGCGGTTTCGCCTTCGTCGAGATGGTCAATGATGCCGATGAGCAAAAAGCCATCGACGATCTTCAGGACGTGGAGTGGATGGGCCGCATGATCCGCGTCAGCAAAGCCACCCCTCGGGAGCGCTCAGGCGGCCCCCGTGGTGGTGGTGGTGGCGGTTACCGCGGCTGA